The following coding sequences are from one Catenulispora sp. MAP5-51 window:
- the lon gene encoding endopeptidase La — protein MSENMTGATKAFPVIPLDDAVVLPGMVVPLDLSDSETRAAVDAAANGPTRGGKSQVLLVPRLDGTYAKSGVVGIIEQTGRMAGSGRMVAVVRGTNRATIGVGTTGPGAALWVEAIVLEEPPITSRTRELAKEYKDLAIDILQHREAFQVVDMVQQISDPSQLADSAGYAPYLKAVQKVELLETLSVDERLEKLLTWGREHLVELDVSETIRKDVEDGLEKQQREFLLRRQLSAIRKELAELDGKEASEEEDYRSRVETADLPDKVREAALKEVDKLERSGDQNPEAGWIRTWLDTVLEMPWSERSEDSYDIAGARAVLDADHAGLDDVKERIVEYLAVRKRRQDKGLELVGGRRSGAVLALVGPPGVGKTSLGESVARAMGRKFVRVALGGVRDEAEIRGHRRTYVGALPGRIVRAIKDAGTMNPVVLLDEIDKVGADYRGDPTAALLEVLDPAQNHTFRDHYLEVELDLSDVVFLATANVLESIPGPLLDRMELVRLDGYTEDEKVLIARDHLLPRQIDRAGLSADEVEFDDEALRLLAQQYTREAGVRDLERAISRVLRKVAAKTALADSEAAALSLIGEPGTAPVLDQDAEDASTDAPASAEAEVTAAEVAPESPKGPKGSKAKLTITVENLKDYLGRPRHTPETADRLAVPGVATGLAVTGAGGEVLFVEASLSDPETGGTGVTLTGQLGDVMKESAQIALSYLRSHGAELELPVADLSKRAVHVHVPAGAQPKDGPSAGVTMTTALASLLSGRLVRKDVAMTGEVSLTGRVLPIGGVKQKLLAAHQAGATTVLLPKRNGPDLDDVPAEVLDKLTVHLVGDVREVLDLALEPAERPVAVAAV, from the coding sequence ATGAGTGAGAACATGACCGGCGCGACCAAGGCCTTCCCGGTTATCCCGCTGGACGACGCCGTCGTCCTGCCGGGCATGGTCGTGCCGCTGGATTTGTCGGATTCCGAGACCCGTGCGGCCGTCGACGCCGCCGCCAACGGCCCCACGCGCGGGGGCAAGTCGCAGGTGCTGCTCGTACCGCGGCTGGACGGCACCTACGCCAAGTCCGGCGTGGTGGGCATCATTGAGCAGACCGGGCGGATGGCCGGGTCCGGGCGCATGGTCGCCGTGGTGCGCGGTACCAACCGGGCCACCATCGGCGTCGGGACCACCGGTCCCGGTGCGGCCCTGTGGGTCGAGGCGATCGTGCTGGAGGAGCCGCCGATCACCTCCCGGACCCGCGAGCTGGCCAAGGAGTACAAGGACCTGGCCATCGACATCCTGCAGCACCGCGAGGCCTTCCAGGTCGTCGACATGGTGCAGCAGATCTCCGACCCCTCGCAGCTGGCCGACTCCGCCGGCTACGCGCCGTACCTGAAGGCCGTGCAGAAGGTCGAGCTGCTGGAGACGCTCAGCGTCGACGAGCGGCTGGAGAAGCTGCTGACCTGGGGTCGCGAGCACCTGGTGGAGCTGGACGTCAGCGAGACCATCCGCAAGGACGTCGAGGACGGCCTGGAGAAGCAGCAGCGTGAGTTTCTGCTTCGCCGCCAGCTCTCCGCGATCCGCAAGGAGCTGGCCGAGCTCGACGGCAAGGAGGCCTCCGAGGAGGAGGACTACCGGTCCCGCGTCGAGACCGCTGACCTTCCCGACAAGGTCCGCGAGGCGGCGCTGAAGGAAGTGGACAAGCTGGAGCGCTCCGGGGATCAGAACCCCGAGGCCGGCTGGATCCGCACCTGGCTGGACACCGTCCTGGAGATGCCCTGGAGCGAGCGCTCCGAGGACTCCTACGACATCGCCGGCGCCCGCGCCGTCCTGGACGCCGACCACGCCGGCCTGGACGACGTCAAGGAGCGCATCGTCGAGTACCTGGCCGTGCGAAAGAGGCGGCAGGACAAGGGTCTGGAGCTGGTCGGCGGACGTCGCTCCGGCGCGGTGCTGGCCCTGGTCGGCCCGCCCGGCGTCGGCAAGACCAGCCTCGGGGAGTCCGTGGCGCGCGCCATGGGCCGCAAGTTCGTCCGCGTCGCCCTGGGCGGCGTGCGCGACGAGGCGGAGATCCGCGGTCACCGGCGTACCTACGTCGGCGCGCTGCCGGGCCGGATCGTCAGGGCTATTAAGGACGCCGGCACCATGAACCCGGTCGTGCTGCTCGACGAGATCGACAAGGTCGGCGCCGACTACCGCGGCGACCCGACGGCGGCCCTGCTGGAGGTCCTGGACCCGGCGCAGAACCACACGTTCCGCGACCACTACCTGGAGGTCGAGCTCGACCTGTCCGACGTGGTGTTCCTGGCCACGGCCAACGTCCTGGAGTCCATCCCCGGCCCGCTGCTGGACCGCATGGAGCTGGTGCGCCTGGACGGCTACACCGAGGACGAGAAGGTCCTGATCGCCCGTGACCACCTGCTGCCGCGCCAGATCGACCGCGCCGGGCTGTCCGCCGACGAGGTGGAGTTCGACGACGAGGCGCTGCGGCTGCTGGCCCAGCAGTACACGCGGGAGGCCGGTGTGCGCGACTTGGAGCGCGCCATCTCCCGGGTGCTGAGGAAGGTCGCTGCGAAGACGGCTCTGGCCGACTCCGAAGCCGCCGCGCTGAGCTTGATTGGAGAACCAGGCACGGCGCCGGTTCTGGATCAGGACGCTGAGGACGCTTCCACCGACGCACCGGCTTCGGCCGAGGCCGAGGTGACAGCCGCCGAGGTCGCTCCGGAGAGTCCGAAGGGCCCGAAGGGTTCGAAGGCCAAGCTCACCATCACGGTCGAGAACCTGAAGGACTACCTGGGCCGTCCCCGCCACACCCCCGAGACCGCCGACCGCCTGGCCGTGCCGGGCGTGGCGACGGGCCTGGCGGTGACCGGAGCGGGCGGCGAGGTCCTGTTCGTCGAGGCCTCCCTGTCCGACCCGGAGACCGGCGGCACCGGCGTGACCCTGACCGGCCAGCTGGGCGACGTGATGAAGGAGTCGGCGCAGATCGCGCTGAGCTACCTGCGCTCGCACGGCGCCGAGCTGGAGCTGCCGGTGGCCGACCTCAGCAAGCGCGCGGTGCACGTCCACGTGCCGGCCGGGGCCCAGCCCAAGGACGGCCCGAGCGCCGGCGTCACGATGACCACCGCGCTGGCCTCGCTGCTGAGCGGCCGGCTGGTCCGCAAGGACGTGGCCATGACCGGTGAGGTGTCCCTGACCGGCCGGGTCCTGCCGATCGGCGGCGTGAAGCAGAAGCTGCTGGCCGCGCACCAGGCCGGTGCCACGACCGTCCTGCTGCCCAAGCGCAACGGCCCCGACCTGGACGACGTCCCGGCCGAGGTCCTGGACAAGCTGACCGTGCACCTGGTCGGCGACGTGCGCGAGGTCCTGGACCTCGCCCTGGAGCCCGCGGAGCGCCCTGTCGCTGTGGCTGCCGTCTAG
- a CDS encoding class I SAM-dependent methyltransferase, producing the protein MRAGQRAGQRAARRAVRGWRAIARSEPATARAQHPTPWNACRTPRPPLTTHAATVRGLGWTPVGVDLSSAMLAHAADRLPVVRADAQHLPIRTRTLDAVIAVMVHTDMPGYAQVLAQAARVLRPGGTFIHIGVHPCFCGGFVDRTAPEATVIRPGYLGTGYWTKDSWTSNGIRAKVGATHWPLTDLLHMVTDAGLVLERFVEGGAPTPTTLSLRAGKPRR; encoded by the coding sequence ATTCGGGCTGGTCAGAGGGCTGGTCAGAGGGCTGCTCGGAGGGCTGTTCGAGGGTGGCGTGCGATCGCCCGGAGCGAACCGGCAACGGCCCGAGCGCAGCATCCGACACCGTGGAACGCATGTCGCACTCCACGCCCGCCGCTTACGACCCACGCGGCAACCGTCCGCGGCCTGGGCTGGACACCCGTCGGCGTCGACCTCTCCTCCGCCATGCTGGCCCACGCCGCCGACCGCCTCCCCGTCGTCCGGGCCGACGCCCAGCACCTCCCCATCAGGACGCGTACCCTCGACGCGGTGATCGCGGTCATGGTTCACACCGACATGCCGGGCTACGCCCAGGTCCTCGCCCAGGCCGCAAGGGTTCTGCGACCCGGCGGAACGTTCATCCACATCGGCGTCCACCCCTGCTTCTGCGGCGGCTTCGTCGATCGGACAGCCCCCGAAGCCACGGTCATCCGGCCCGGCTACCTCGGCACCGGATATTGGACGAAGGACTCCTGGACCTCGAACGGGATCCGCGCCAAGGTCGGCGCGACACACTGGCCGCTGACCGATCTGCTGCACATGGTGACGGACGCCGGCCTGGTCCTCGAACGCTTCGTCGAGGGCGGGGCACCGACGCCGACCACACTCTCCCTGCGCGCCGGCAAGCCAAGGCGCTAG
- a CDS encoding MarR family winged helix-turn-helix transcriptional regulator, translating to MATTEAASGTSEDSETSETSETSENEELQEALVRISFAMMSVLSRVGAEHDLSLTQLRTLGILRDRRVRVTDLARYLGLDKSSVSGLVDRAVKRGLLERSPNPLDGRAVDVRLTAQGTELAAIGAAEVAEALTPLTGALTAGEVRRLATLLDRMLGVPEI from the coding sequence ATGGCGACCACCGAAGCGGCCTCCGGGACCTCTGAGGACTCCGAGACCTCCGAGACCTCCGAGACCTCCGAGAACGAGGAACTGCAAGAAGCCCTGGTGCGCATCTCCTTCGCGATGATGTCGGTGCTCAGCCGGGTCGGCGCCGAGCACGATCTGTCGCTCACCCAGCTGCGCACGCTCGGGATCCTGCGGGACCGGCGCGTGCGGGTGACCGACTTGGCGCGCTACCTGGGGCTGGACAAGTCGAGCGTCTCAGGCCTGGTCGACCGGGCCGTCAAGCGCGGCCTGCTCGAGCGCTCGCCCAACCCGCTGGACGGCCGCGCCGTGGACGTGCGGCTGACGGCACAGGGGACGGAGCTCGCCGCGATCGGCGCCGCCGAGGTCGCCGAGGCGCTCACGCCGCTCACCGGCGCCCTGACGGCGGGCGAGGTCCGCCGGCTGGCCACGCTGCTCGACCGCATGCTGGGCGTGCCGGAGATTTGA
- a CDS encoding cupin domain-containing protein — protein sequence MSYPSPRYFADQGEVSATFRTSDADLELNIGTASRVSLLSTGQSTEGLYGLYRWDMLPGTPQTTTSAGHFHKTFSEAFYILDGSVALYDGDTWREASAGDYLFVPPGGVHSFANTSGEAASMLVLFAPGAPREPYFEELAAIRGEGRQLSEQEWTELYARHDQFMV from the coding sequence ATGTCCTACCCCTCACCCCGCTACTTCGCCGACCAGGGCGAAGTCAGTGCCACGTTCCGCACCTCCGACGCCGACCTCGAGCTCAACATCGGCACCGCCTCCCGCGTCAGCCTGCTGTCGACCGGCCAGAGCACCGAAGGCCTGTACGGGCTGTACCGGTGGGACATGCTCCCGGGCACGCCGCAGACCACGACGTCGGCCGGCCACTTCCACAAGACCTTCTCCGAGGCGTTCTACATCCTGGACGGCAGCGTCGCCCTGTACGACGGCGACACCTGGCGCGAGGCGAGCGCGGGCGACTACCTCTTCGTGCCGCCCGGCGGCGTGCACAGCTTCGCGAACACCTCGGGGGAGGCGGCTTCGATGCTGGTGCTGTTCGCGCCCGGCGCGCCGCGCGAGCCGTATTTCGAGGAGCTCGCGGCGATCCGGGGCGAGGGGCGGCAGCTGTCGGAGCAGGAGTGGACCGAGCTGTACGCGCGGCACGATCAGTTCATGGTGTGA
- a CDS encoding LD-carboxypeptidase, whose protein sequence is MTATALPPVLRPRALKPGDLVVIAALSGPLPAEYEPNVEQTVVVLERMGFRVRRAPLLEVGRSRWWSAAGPAEIAGELNGLLRDPEVRAIVASDGGQTVFGYLDLIDVEAIRADPKPILGYSDISLLHLALYARTGLVGFHADMAVPGFGGHWQSATAARRAELERLYFELLTSGEAIGALPAGPTWECWRAGRANRTGRVEGRLVGGVINRVALVQATGYALPLEAFDGAVLFWEELGGQASYVWSYLQVLRHAGILDRIAGMVVGVPRDIAGLGPGESPTLREIVLDVLGDRDIPVLGNVEVGHAGPNLPMPVGVRVGLDARRRTLSLLEPAVRPG, encoded by the coding sequence ATGACTGCTACCGCATTGCCCCCTGTGCTTCGACCGCGTGCTCTGAAGCCTGGGGACCTCGTGGTCATCGCGGCGTTGTCGGGGCCGCTGCCGGCCGAGTATGAGCCCAATGTCGAGCAGACCGTGGTCGTGCTCGAACGCATGGGGTTCCGTGTACGCCGGGCCCCGCTGCTGGAGGTCGGCCGGAGCCGTTGGTGGAGCGCTGCCGGTCCGGCGGAGATCGCCGGGGAGCTCAATGGCCTGCTGCGTGACCCGGAGGTGCGCGCGATCGTCGCCAGCGACGGCGGGCAGACGGTGTTCGGCTATCTCGATCTGATCGACGTCGAGGCGATCCGGGCCGATCCCAAGCCGATCCTCGGCTACAGCGACATCTCGTTGCTGCATCTGGCCTTGTATGCGCGCACTGGTCTGGTCGGGTTCCACGCCGACATGGCCGTGCCGGGCTTCGGCGGGCACTGGCAGTCCGCGACCGCGGCCCGGCGAGCCGAGCTGGAAAGGCTCTACTTCGAGCTGCTGACCAGTGGCGAGGCGATCGGTGCGCTGCCTGCGGGGCCGACGTGGGAGTGCTGGCGTGCCGGTCGTGCCAATCGCACCGGGCGGGTCGAGGGCCGGTTGGTCGGTGGCGTGATCAATCGCGTCGCGCTGGTGCAGGCGACGGGTTACGCGCTGCCGCTCGAAGCGTTCGACGGGGCCGTGCTGTTCTGGGAGGAGTTGGGCGGCCAGGCCTCGTACGTGTGGAGCTACCTGCAAGTGCTGCGGCACGCCGGCATCCTGGATCGGATCGCGGGCATGGTCGTGGGTGTTCCGCGGGACATCGCCGGCCTCGGGCCGGGGGAATCGCCGACGCTGCGGGAGATCGTCCTGGACGTGCTCGGCGACCGTGACATCCCGGTGCTGGGAAACGTCGAGGTCGGGCATGCCGGGCCGAATCTGCCGATGCCGGTCGGGGTTCGTGTCGGCCTCGACGCCCGGCGGCGGACGCTGTCGCTGCTGGAACCGGCCGTACGGCCGGGCTAG
- a CDS encoding LLM class flavin-dependent oxidoreductase — protein sequence MPARTPRRLHLNAFLHAPGHHDAAWRHPDSGGHRVLDVDYHIELARTAERGLFDAVFLGDSLALRSRPDATVAAGLEPLTLLTALATATEHIGLIATASTTFYEPYILARSLASLDHISHGRAGWNVAAGGDLAEAANFNLDEPVEHAVRYERAAEFLDVTTQLWDSWADDAVVHDRRTGRYADPARIREVEHTGLFFKVRGPLNVQRTPQGWPLLVHSASSAVSQEFAARYAEVVLTAQQNLGDAAAFALEVKSRAAAYGREADVPVIMPGIAPVIGSTETEARRLARELSELQLVEPGVSQLSDLLDVDVSGLEPDRPIPAGLLPREEELADHRFASSWSTIQITDLAIRERLTVRQIVARLGGGRGYRAVVGTPEQIADSMQEWAQAGAADGFTVAPPILPGGLAAFVDQVVPVLQRRGLFRTEYDLGTLRERFGVERPQDHFPEPAPVPASARRATLARV from the coding sequence ATGCCCGCACGCACGCCACGCCGGCTCCATCTGAACGCATTTCTGCACGCCCCCGGCCACCATGACGCGGCCTGGCGGCATCCCGACAGCGGCGGCCACCGCGTCCTGGACGTCGACTACCACATCGAGCTCGCCCGGACCGCCGAGCGGGGGCTGTTCGACGCCGTCTTCCTCGGCGACAGCCTTGCCCTGCGCAGCCGGCCCGACGCGACCGTGGCCGCCGGGCTGGAGCCGCTGACGCTGCTGACCGCGCTGGCCACCGCCACCGAGCACATCGGCCTGATCGCCACCGCCTCGACCACCTTCTACGAGCCCTACATCCTGGCGCGCAGCCTGGCCTCGCTGGACCACATCTCGCACGGGCGGGCCGGCTGGAACGTGGCCGCCGGGGGCGATCTGGCCGAGGCCGCCAACTTCAACCTGGACGAGCCGGTCGAGCACGCGGTGCGCTACGAGCGCGCGGCGGAGTTCCTGGACGTCACCACGCAGCTGTGGGACAGCTGGGCCGACGACGCCGTCGTCCACGACCGCCGCACCGGCCGCTACGCCGACCCCGCGCGCATCCGCGAGGTGGAGCACACGGGGCTGTTCTTCAAGGTCCGAGGACCGCTGAATGTCCAGCGCACGCCTCAGGGCTGGCCGTTGCTCGTGCACTCCGCCTCCTCGGCCGTCAGCCAGGAGTTCGCGGCCCGCTACGCCGAAGTCGTGCTCACCGCCCAGCAGAACCTCGGCGACGCCGCGGCGTTCGCCCTGGAGGTGAAGTCGCGGGCCGCCGCCTACGGCCGGGAGGCGGACGTCCCGGTCATCATGCCGGGCATCGCCCCGGTCATCGGCTCCACCGAGACCGAGGCCCGGCGCCTGGCCCGGGAGCTGAGCGAGCTGCAGCTGGTCGAGCCCGGCGTGAGCCAGCTGTCGGACCTGCTGGACGTCGACGTGTCAGGGCTCGAACCCGACCGGCCCATCCCCGCGGGCCTGTTGCCGCGCGAGGAGGAACTCGCCGACCACCGGTTCGCAAGCTCTTGGTCGACAATACAGATCACCGACCTGGCGATCCGCGAGCGGCTGACGGTCCGGCAGATCGTCGCGCGCCTCGGCGGCGGACGCGGCTACCGCGCGGTGGTCGGCACGCCGGAGCAGATCGCCGACTCGATGCAGGAATGGGCGCAGGCCGGGGCCGCCGACGGCTTCACCGTCGCGCCGCCGATCCTGCCGGGAGGGCTGGCCGCGTTCGTCGACCAGGTGGTCCCGGTGCTCCAACGGCGCGGGCTTTTCCGTACCGAGTATGACCTGGGTACGTTGCGGGAGCGGTTCGGCGTGGAGCGGCCGCAGGATCACTTCCCGGAGCCGGCTCCGGTGCCGGCCTCGGCACGGCGGGCGACACTGGCCCGCGTTTGA
- a CDS encoding HAD family hydrolase produces MQAWKVRALGLSAFFECVVVSDALGGRRVRKPDSAPFLAALDGLGVGASRCVVVGDRPEKDVIGAAGVDIRAIRVKTGEYSQAADVPGTWHTAADFPAAVDWLLVR; encoded by the coding sequence ATGCAGGCGTGGAAGGTGCGGGCTTTGGGCTTGTCCGCGTTCTTCGAGTGCGTCGTCGTCTCGGACGCCCTGGGTGGGCGGAGGGTGCGCAAGCCGGATTCGGCGCCTTTTTTGGCGGCTCTCGATGGGCTTGGAGTAGGAGCTTCGCGGTGCGTGGTGGTCGGGGACCGGCCTGAGAAGGATGTTATCGGGGCTGCGGGGGTGGATATCAGGGCCATTCGGGTGAAGACCGGGGAGTACTCGCAGGCTGCTGATGTGCCGGGGACCTGGCATACGGCGGCTGACTTCCCCGCCGCGGTCGACTGGTTGTTGGTGCGGTGA
- a CDS encoding zinc-binding alcohol dehydrogenase family protein → MKAAVVTTFDSVPRYQDFPTPVAAGEHELPVEVVAAGLHPRVRSQANGSHYTSTGELPLVPGVDGVGCGPDGQLRYFLLPETAVGSMAETTVIDTRRSVVLPEGADPVAVAAGMNPAMSSWVALRRRIEFQAGQDVLILGATGSSGRMAVRIAKLCGANRVVAAGRDPRALAELPALGATETVQLGTEQTAEQLAKAASDADVVIDYVWGQPAVDALVALVTRREDPCKPLTWIEIGSMAGPTAAIPSAALRAVRLQFVGSGQGSIGPREYLAELPALAKELTSGGLPVEARTVPLAKVEQAWAEQSSQRIVFVP, encoded by the coding sequence ATGAAGGCCGCCGTCGTCACCACATTCGACTCCGTCCCCCGCTACCAGGACTTTCCCACCCCCGTCGCAGCCGGCGAGCACGAGCTGCCGGTCGAGGTGGTCGCCGCCGGACTGCATCCGCGGGTGCGCTCCCAGGCGAACGGCTCGCACTACACCAGCACCGGCGAGCTCCCGCTCGTACCCGGCGTGGACGGCGTCGGATGCGGTCCCGACGGGCAGCTGCGCTACTTCCTGCTGCCGGAAACCGCGGTCGGCTCGATGGCCGAGACCACCGTCATCGACACCCGCCGCAGCGTCGTGCTGCCGGAAGGCGCCGACCCCGTCGCGGTCGCGGCGGGCATGAACCCGGCGATGTCCTCCTGGGTCGCCCTGCGCCGGCGCATCGAGTTCCAGGCCGGCCAGGACGTGCTGATCCTCGGCGCCACCGGCAGCTCCGGGCGGATGGCCGTGCGCATCGCGAAGCTCTGCGGCGCGAACCGGGTCGTGGCCGCCGGCCGGGACCCGCGGGCCCTGGCCGAGCTGCCCGCGCTCGGCGCCACCGAGACCGTGCAGTTGGGGACCGAGCAGACCGCCGAGCAGCTCGCCAAGGCCGCCTCGGACGCGGACGTCGTCATCGACTACGTCTGGGGCCAGCCCGCCGTCGACGCGCTCGTCGCCCTGGTGACCCGCCGCGAAGACCCCTGCAAGCCGCTGACCTGGATCGAGATCGGCTCGATGGCCGGACCCACCGCCGCCATCCCGTCAGCGGCGCTGCGCGCGGTCCGGCTCCAGTTCGTCGGCAGCGGCCAGGGATCCATCGGTCCGCGCGAATACCTCGCGGAACTGCCGGCGTTGGCCAAGGAGCTAACCTCCGGCGGCCTGCCCGTCGAGGCCCGGACCGTCCCGCTGGCGAAGGTCGAACAGGCCTGGGCCGAGCAGTCCTCGCAGCGGATCGTGTTCGTGCCCTGA
- a CDS encoding FAD-binding protein, protein MAVPQESSTGTGVHPERLYGWGMTSPSVADVADPTAIEQLAELVAGAGPRGVIARGLGRSYGDPAQNGGGRVVRTTSLDKILNIDIEHGIVTAQAGVSLHQLMNTMLPLGWFVPVTPGTRYVTVGGAIGADIHGKNHHSAGTFSQHVLSMDLLGADGQIRTLTPATEPELFWATAGGMGLTGIVTQATIAFKKVETARIKADIWRAPDLDGVLAELAATDEKYPYTVAWIDCLSTGRNLGRSVLTCGDFAKLDELPAKVRKAPRKFAPLSLGKVPPVPVSGLLNKMTGRAFNEMWFRKAPVRKEGVIQGVGAFFHPLDGIMEWNRVYGPAGFLQWQFVVPFGAEDTLRRIVEQISTHGAPAALTVLKRFGEGSPGYLSFPTKGWTLALDFPTNTPGLAQLLDDLDEKVLEAGGRLYLAKDSRMRPELMAEMYPRLEAFRKLRAEIDPHQVFMSDQARRLHL, encoded by the coding sequence GTGGCAGTGCCACAGGAGAGTTCAACCGGCACCGGCGTGCACCCGGAGCGCCTCTACGGCTGGGGCATGACCAGCCCCTCGGTCGCCGACGTCGCCGACCCCACGGCGATCGAGCAGCTGGCCGAACTGGTCGCCGGCGCCGGCCCGCGCGGCGTCATCGCCCGCGGCCTGGGCCGCTCCTACGGCGACCCGGCCCAGAACGGCGGCGGCCGGGTGGTGCGCACCACCTCGCTGGACAAGATCCTGAACATCGACATCGAGCACGGGATCGTCACCGCCCAGGCCGGCGTCAGCCTGCACCAGCTGATGAACACGATGCTGCCGCTGGGCTGGTTCGTCCCGGTCACCCCCGGCACCCGCTACGTCACCGTCGGCGGCGCGATCGGCGCCGACATCCACGGCAAGAACCACCACAGCGCCGGCACCTTCAGCCAGCACGTGCTGTCCATGGACCTGCTCGGCGCCGACGGCCAGATCCGCACCCTCACCCCGGCCACCGAGCCCGAGCTGTTCTGGGCCACCGCCGGCGGCATGGGCCTGACCGGCATCGTCACCCAGGCCACCATCGCCTTCAAGAAGGTCGAGACGGCCCGCATCAAGGCCGACATCTGGCGCGCCCCGGACCTGGACGGCGTCCTGGCAGAGCTGGCCGCCACCGACGAGAAGTACCCCTACACGGTGGCCTGGATCGACTGCCTGTCCACCGGCCGCAACCTCGGCCGCTCGGTCCTGACCTGCGGCGACTTCGCCAAGCTGGACGAGCTCCCGGCCAAGGTCCGCAAGGCCCCCCGCAAGTTCGCCCCGCTGTCCCTGGGCAAGGTCCCCCCGGTCCCGGTCAGCGGCCTGCTGAACAAGATGACCGGCCGCGCCTTCAACGAGATGTGGTTCCGCAAGGCCCCGGTCCGCAAGGAAGGCGTCATCCAGGGCGTCGGCGCCTTCTTCCACCCGCTGGACGGGATCATGGAGTGGAACCGCGTCTACGGCCCGGCAGGCTTCCTGCAGTGGCAGTTCGTGGTCCCCTTCGGGGCCGAGGACACCCTGCGCCGCATCGTCGAGCAGATCTCCACCCACGGCGCCCCCGCGGCCCTGACCGTCCTCAAGCGCTTCGGCGAGGGCAGCCCCGGCTACCTGTCGTTCCCGACCAAGGGCTGGACCCTGGCCCTGGACTTCCCGACCAACACCCCGGGCCTGGCCCAGCTGCTCGACGACCTGGACGAGAAGGTCCTGGAAGCCGGCGGCCGCCTGTACCTGGCGAAGGACTCGCGGATGCGCCCGGAGCTGATGGCCGAGATGTACCCGCGCCTGGAGGCGTTCCGCAAGCTGCGGGCCGAGATCGACCCGCACCAGGTGTTCATGTCCGACCAGGCGCGCCGCCTGCACCTGTAA
- a CDS encoding decaprenylphospho-beta-D-erythro-pentofuranosid-2-ulose 2-reductase encodes MKDSLGAAQSLLVLGGSSDIAMATARKMAATRTKKIHLAGRPSQRLEDNAAELRNLGADVDVVAFDAAATDDHDKVLSQVFAGGDIDVVLMAFGVLGDQAEDEKDPARAAAVAHVNYTGAVSSGIVVAQALKKQGHGALVVLSSVAGERARRSNFIYGSSKAGLDAFAQGLGDSLVGTGVHVMVVRPGFVDTKMTHGMEKAPLATTPDAVADAIITGLRRGSHTVWAPGAFRYVMSGLRHVPRPIFRKLPL; translated from the coding sequence ATGAAGGACTCCCTGGGCGCGGCCCAGTCACTGCTGGTGCTCGGCGGCTCCTCGGACATCGCCATGGCCACGGCCCGCAAGATGGCCGCCACCCGCACCAAGAAGATCCACCTCGCCGGCCGCCCCTCCCAGCGCCTGGAGGACAACGCCGCCGAACTGCGCAACCTCGGCGCCGACGTCGACGTCGTCGCCTTCGACGCCGCCGCCACCGACGACCACGACAAGGTCCTGTCCCAGGTCTTCGCCGGCGGCGACATCGACGTGGTCCTGATGGCCTTCGGCGTCCTGGGCGACCAGGCCGAGGACGAGAAGGACCCGGCCCGCGCCGCCGCCGTCGCCCACGTGAACTACACCGGCGCGGTCTCCAGCGGCATCGTGGTCGCCCAGGCCCTGAAGAAGCAGGGACACGGAGCACTCGTCGTCCTGTCCTCCGTCGCGGGCGAGCGCGCCCGCCGCTCCAACTTCATCTACGGCTCCTCCAAGGCCGGCCTCGACGCCTTCGCCCAGGGCCTCGGCGACAGCCTGGTCGGCACCGGCGTCCACGTCATGGTGGTCCGCCCCGGCTTCGTCGACACCAAGATGACCCACGGCATGGAGAAGGCCCCCCTGGCCACCACCCCCGACGCCGTCGCCGACGCCATCATCACGGGCCTGCGCCGCGGCTCCCACACCGTCTGGGCCCCGGGCGCCTTCCGCTACGTGATGTCGGGCCTGCGCCACGTCCCCCGCCCGATCTTCCGCAAGCTGCCGCTGTAG
- a CDS encoding putative leader peptide, with protein sequence MRRATILVARRHVDLRRTASAICPACV encoded by the coding sequence ATGAGACGCGCCACCATTCTCGTGGCTCGCCGTCACGTCGATCTGCGCCGGACCGCGAGCGCGATCTGTCCTGCGTGCGTATGA